In Cotesia glomerata isolate CgM1 linkage group LG3, MPM_Cglom_v2.3, whole genome shotgun sequence, one genomic interval encodes:
- the LOC123261094 gene encoding nibrin-like isoform X3 — protein sequence MWSLVHPNGMVVYITLQKKEIQIGRNPSSDLCLTSDQTISRHHAKITVYQNTKNSRNYSENSNTDNSICEITDQGSRYSTYVIRDTEIKLIPSQPFQLNPVIDGLPITDKKYWDYFLHSVKQNIKLPEVEDFIITNACLPEEFKDAPLYSTDDRRRIFDGYNFIFFSTKQCNNYGLIIKAAGGKSFLYHKFTFDTEDLLEPNMIIIEYYPNKQDQNLKLISDKEYYALQITLREKNRRMVRCVEILGAILFCSTKKYCNSIIKVHNRFWNDSPQKKRKTVQKTVEINEDQRKGALDHVRQKENQPVSEKIIDGQVNVPQKKLELRLELSRCDTPVSENRWVDVKASQKVRQKSQAMSTTDIKRTDINKNKKLNGETNQQNECGKSSSENVLKNPKEAVIKLSKDKKDIGTQNKTYRNKNKESDLANYSKAGSRKSTKATSKHSEKLSRAELPKLKNKNLNQEVNSVVQNHSDDESEKSSANTVSAVQKDSRNKISKDIEDEKLEKKLPSTQSRAEVRRKKRFEDILGVLDVSKKISSKNQNVDKSNNQDILDNTQSKKDSSQSGKGIKIISNVQVEIPNKNFSQAASDPKESNKKVEILNEKNLDESKESSESKEKLNRKRKLDEKETTQVPDKFIKILKPLEEEPIEIISLLNDSFPNNSQLLDHDYFETNKKLEDSTELSEIPSAHSPKCSSNNTKINNQVNSELEFPNGVITQIPEELVDDNRVSDAIDRTIISDQELIQEYENFEDDDVDLINPLITSTQNENIENDQQSSRMDFLEFQEHQDDCDISNADVHRNSNLYAADVYRNSDSSSADENLESAFLTTQDIRSLVRENSIKPNYKVDDCKTSFSNKLPGFFFQ from the exons ACACCATGCTAAAATAACTGTTTACCAAAACACCAAAAATAGCCGCAATTACTCTGAAAATAGCAATACGGATAATTCGATTTGTGAAATAACAGATCAAGGATCGAGATATTCAACGTATGTTATCAGAGATACggagataaaattaataccgTCGCAACCTTTTCAATTAAATCCAG TTATTGATGGGCTGCCGATTACCGACAAAAAATATTGGGACTACTTTCTACATTctgttaaacaaaatattaaattgccTGAAGTTgaagattttataataacaaatgcTTGTCTTCCAGAAGAATTTAAAGATGCACCTTTGTACTCAACAGACGATAGGAGAAGAATATTTGAtggttataattttatatttttttcaaccaaACAGTGTAATAATTATGGACTTATCATTAAAGCTGCTGGCGGTAAATCATTCTTGTATCATAAGTTTACATTTGATACAGAAGATCTGTTGGAACCAAACAtgattataattgaatattatcCGAATAAACaggatcaaaatttaaaattaattagtgatAAAGAGTATTACGCTCTGCAGATAACTCTCAGGGAAAAAAATAGGAGGATGGTTCGTTGTGTAGAAATATTGGGTGCTATTTTATTCTGCTCTACCAAAAAATATTgcaattcaataataaaagttcATAATCGATTTTGGAATGATTCACCACAAAAGAAACGAAAAACAGTACAAAAAACGGTAGAAATAAATGAAGATCAGAGAAAAGGTGCGCTTGATCATGTTCGTCAGAAAGAAAATCAACCTgtttctgaaaaaataattgatggtCAAGTAAATGTTCCTCAAAAAAAGTTAGAACTTCGTCTAGAGTTATCTCGATGTGATACTCCAGTTAGTGAAAATAGATGGGTTGATGTTAAAGCTTCGCAAAAAGTTAGGCAAAAATCTCAGGCGATGTCGACAACTGATATCAAAAGAACAG acataaacaaaaataagaaaCTTAATGGTGAAACTAATCAGCAAAACGAATGTGGAAAGTCGTCAAGTGAAAATGTTTTAAAGAATCCAAAGGAGgctgttataaaattatcgaaaGATAAAAAAGATATTGGGACACAGAATAAAACAt atcgAAACAAAAATAAAGAGTCGGATCTTGCAAATTATAGCAAAGCTGGAAGTAGAAAGTCAACAAAAGCTACTTCGAAacattctgaaaaattatcaagagcTGAGCTACCAAAATTGAAGAACAAAA ATCTAAATCAGGAAGTCAACTCGGTTGTTCAAAATCACAGTGATGATGAAAGTGAAAAATCATCTGCTAATACTGTTTCGGCAGTTCAAAAAGATTCTAggaataaaatatcaaaagatatcgaagatgaaaaattagaaaagAAAC TTCCAAGTACACAGTCGCGTGCAGAAGTTCGCCGTAAAAAGAGGTTTGAAGATATTTTGGGTGTTTTAGATGTATCCAAGAAAATATCATCGAAAAATCAAAATGTTGACAAATCAAATAATCAAGATATTTTAGATAATACGCAATCTAAAAAAG attccAGCCAAAGTGGtaaaggtataaaaattataagtaacgTGCAAGTCGAGataccaaataaaaatttttcacaagcTGCCTCTGATCCAAAGGagagtaataaaaaagttgaaatattgaatgaaaaaa ATCTAGATGAGTCTAAAGAATCTTCAGAAAGTAAAGAAAAGTTGAATAGGAAACGCAAGCTAGATGAAAAAGAAACTACTCAAGTtcctgataaatttattaaaatacttaaaccTCTTGAAGAAGAACCTATTGAAATCATTTCGTTGTTAAATGATTCTTTTCCTAACAATAGCCAGCTTTTGGATCATGATTATTTTGaaactaacaaaaaattgGAAGATTCTACAGAATTGAGTGAAATTCCATCGGCACATTCGCCAAAGTGTTCGTCTAACAACACAAAAATCAACAATCAAGTTAATTCAGAGTTAGAGTTTCCAAATGGTGTCATTACTCAAATCCCAGAAGAACTTGTTGATGATAATCGAGTGTCAGACGCGATTGACAGAACAATCATTAGTGATCAagaattaattcaagaatatgaaaattttgaggATGATGACGTTGATTTAATTAACCCTCTGATAACTAGTActcaaaatgaaaatatagaaaatGATCAACAATCTAGTCGAATGGATTTTCTAGAATTTCAAGAACATCAAGATGATTGCGATATCTCGAATGCTGATGTTCATAGGAATTCTAACTTATATGCTGCTGATGTTTATAGGAATTCTGACTCATCTTCTGCTGATGAAAATTTAGAGTCTGCTTTTCTGACAACTCAGGATATTCGCAGCCTAGTTAGAGAAAATTCTATCAAACCTAACTATAAAGTCGATGATTGCAAAACATCATTCTCAAATAAATTAcctggttttttttttcaataa
- the LOC123261094 gene encoding nibrin-like isoform X2, with translation MWSLVHPNGMVVYITLQKKEIQIGRNPSSDLCLTSDQTISRHHAKITVYQNTKNSRNYSENSNTDNSICEITDQGSRYSTYVIRDTEIKLIPSQPFQLNPGDKIKFSSNKNIWTLNYTKIGIVSCGHDHDNKKKLVKAIEDIGGTVFNECNSKCTHYLSMCNRITPKFILAVIDGLPITDKKYWDYFLHSVKQNIKLPEVEDFIITNACLPEEFKDAPLYSTDDRRRIFDGYNFIFFSTKQCNNYGLIIKAAGGKSFLYHKFTFDTEDLLEPNMIIIEYYPNKQDQNLKLISDKEYYALQITLREKNRRMVRCVEILGAILFCSTKKYCNSIIKVHNRFWNDSPQKKRKTVQKTVEINEDQRKGALDHVRQKENQPVSEKIIDGQVNVPQKKLELRLELSRCDTPVSENRWVDVKASQKVRQKSQAMSTTDIKRTDINKNKKLNGETNQQNECGKSSSENVLKNPKEAVIKLSKDKKDIGTQNKTYRNKNKESDLANYSKAGSRKSTKATSKHSEKLSRAELPKLKNKNLNQEVNSVVQNHSDDESEKSSANTVSAVQKDSRNKISKDIEDEKLEKKLPSTQSRAEVRRKKRFEDILGVLDVSKKISSKNQNVDKSNNQDILDNTQSKKDSSQSGKGIKIISNVQVEIPNKNFSQAASDPKESNKKVEILNEKNLDESKESSESKEKLNRKRKLDEKETTQVPDKFIKILKPLEEEPIEIISLLNDSFPNNSQLLDHDYFETNKKLEDSTELSEIPSAHSPKCSSNNTKINNQVNSELEFPNGVITQIPEELVDDNRVSDAIDRTIISDQELIQEYENFEDDDVDLINPLITSTQNENIENDQQSSRMDFLEFQEHQDDCDISNADVHRNSDSSSADENLESAFLTTQDIRSLVRENSIKPNYKVDDCKTSFSNKLPGFFFQ, from the exons ACACCATGCTAAAATAACTGTTTACCAAAACACCAAAAATAGCCGCAATTACTCTGAAAATAGCAATACGGATAATTCGATTTGTGAAATAACAGATCAAGGATCGAGATATTCAACGTATGTTATCAGAGATACggagataaaattaataccgTCGCAACCTTTTCAATTAAATCCAGgtgataaaataaagtttagtAGCAATAAGAATATCTGGACattaaattatactaaaaTAGGTATTGTAAGTTGTGGTCATGaccatgataataaaaaaaaattagttaaagcTATTGAAGATATCGGTGGTACAGTCTTCAATGAATGTAACAGCAAATGTACACATTATTTATCTATGTGCAATAGAATAACACCTAAATTTATATTAGCAGTTATTGATGGGCTGCCGATTACCGACAAAAAATATTGGGACTACTTTCTACATTctgttaaacaaaatattaaattgccTGAAGTTgaagattttataataacaaatgcTTGTCTTCCAGAAGAATTTAAAGATGCACCTTTGTACTCAACAGACGATAGGAGAAGAATATTTGAtggttataattttatatttttttcaaccaaACAGTGTAATAATTATGGACTTATCATTAAAGCTGCTGGCGGTAAATCATTCTTGTATCATAAGTTTACATTTGATACAGAAGATCTGTTGGAACCAAACAtgattataattgaatattatcCGAATAAACaggatcaaaatttaaaattaattagtgatAAAGAGTATTACGCTCTGCAGATAACTCTCAGGGAAAAAAATAGGAGGATGGTTCGTTGTGTAGAAATATTGGGTGCTATTTTATTCTGCTCTACCAAAAAATATTgcaattcaataataaaagttcATAATCGATTTTGGAATGATTCACCACAAAAGAAACGAAAAACAGTACAAAAAACGGTAGAAATAAATGAAGATCAGAGAAAAGGTGCGCTTGATCATGTTCGTCAGAAAGAAAATCAACCTgtttctgaaaaaataattgatggtCAAGTAAATGTTCCTCAAAAAAAGTTAGAACTTCGTCTAGAGTTATCTCGATGTGATACTCCAGTTAGTGAAAATAGATGGGTTGATGTTAAAGCTTCGCAAAAAGTTAGGCAAAAATCTCAGGCGATGTCGACAACTGATATCAAAAGAACAG acataaacaaaaataagaaaCTTAATGGTGAAACTAATCAGCAAAACGAATGTGGAAAGTCGTCAAGTGAAAATGTTTTAAAGAATCCAAAGGAGgctgttataaaattatcgaaaGATAAAAAAGATATTGGGACACAGAATAAAACAt atcgAAACAAAAATAAAGAGTCGGATCTTGCAAATTATAGCAAAGCTGGAAGTAGAAAGTCAACAAAAGCTACTTCGAAacattctgaaaaattatcaagagcTGAGCTACCAAAATTGAAGAACAAAA ATCTAAATCAGGAAGTCAACTCGGTTGTTCAAAATCACAGTGATGATGAAAGTGAAAAATCATCTGCTAATACTGTTTCGGCAGTTCAAAAAGATTCTAggaataaaatatcaaaagatatcgaagatgaaaaattagaaaagAAAC TTCCAAGTACACAGTCGCGTGCAGAAGTTCGCCGTAAAAAGAGGTTTGAAGATATTTTGGGTGTTTTAGATGTATCCAAGAAAATATCATCGAAAAATCAAAATGTTGACAAATCAAATAATCAAGATATTTTAGATAATACGCAATCTAAAAAAG attccAGCCAAAGTGGtaaaggtataaaaattataagtaacgTGCAAGTCGAGataccaaataaaaatttttcacaagcTGCCTCTGATCCAAAGGagagtaataaaaaagttgaaatattgaatgaaaaaa ATCTAGATGAGTCTAAAGAATCTTCAGAAAGTAAAGAAAAGTTGAATAGGAAACGCAAGCTAGATGAAAAAGAAACTACTCAAGTtcctgataaatttattaaaatacttaaaccTCTTGAAGAAGAACCTATTGAAATCATTTCGTTGTTAAATGATTCTTTTCCTAACAATAGCCAGCTTTTGGATCATGATTATTTTGaaactaacaaaaaattgGAAGATTCTACAGAATTGAGTGAAATTCCATCGGCACATTCGCCAAAGTGTTCGTCTAACAACACAAAAATCAACAATCAAGTTAATTCAGAGTTAGAGTTTCCAAATGGTGTCATTACTCAAATCCCAGAAGAACTTGTTGATGATAATCGAGTGTCAGACGCGATTGACAGAACAATCATTAGTGATCAagaattaattcaagaatatgaaaattttgaggATGATGACGTTGATTTAATTAACCCTCTGATAACTAGTActcaaaatgaaaatatagaaaatGATCAACAATCTAGTCGAATGGATTTTCTAGAATTTCAAGAACATCAAGATGATTGCGATATCTCGAATGCTGATGTTC ATAGGAATTCTGACTCATCTTCTGCTGATGAAAATTTAGAGTCTGCTTTTCTGACAACTCAGGATATTCGCAGCCTAGTTAGAGAAAATTCTATCAAACCTAACTATAAAGTCGATGATTGCAAAACATCATTCTCAAATAAATTAcctggttttttttttcaataa
- the LOC123261094 gene encoding nibrin-like isoform X1 has product MWSLVHPNGMVVYITLQKKEIQIGRNPSSDLCLTSDQTISRHHAKITVYQNTKNSRNYSENSNTDNSICEITDQGSRYSTYVIRDTEIKLIPSQPFQLNPGDKIKFSSNKNIWTLNYTKIGIVSCGHDHDNKKKLVKAIEDIGGTVFNECNSKCTHYLSMCNRITPKFILAVIDGLPITDKKYWDYFLHSVKQNIKLPEVEDFIITNACLPEEFKDAPLYSTDDRRRIFDGYNFIFFSTKQCNNYGLIIKAAGGKSFLYHKFTFDTEDLLEPNMIIIEYYPNKQDQNLKLISDKEYYALQITLREKNRRMVRCVEILGAILFCSTKKYCNSIIKVHNRFWNDSPQKKRKTVQKTVEINEDQRKGALDHVRQKENQPVSEKIIDGQVNVPQKKLELRLELSRCDTPVSENRWVDVKASQKVRQKSQAMSTTDIKRTDINKNKKLNGETNQQNECGKSSSENVLKNPKEAVIKLSKDKKDIGTQNKTYRNKNKESDLANYSKAGSRKSTKATSKHSEKLSRAELPKLKNKNLNQEVNSVVQNHSDDESEKSSANTVSAVQKDSRNKISKDIEDEKLEKKLPSTQSRAEVRRKKRFEDILGVLDVSKKISSKNQNVDKSNNQDILDNTQSKKDSSQSGKGIKIISNVQVEIPNKNFSQAASDPKESNKKVEILNEKNLDESKESSESKEKLNRKRKLDEKETTQVPDKFIKILKPLEEEPIEIISLLNDSFPNNSQLLDHDYFETNKKLEDSTELSEIPSAHSPKCSSNNTKINNQVNSELEFPNGVITQIPEELVDDNRVSDAIDRTIISDQELIQEYENFEDDDVDLINPLITSTQNENIENDQQSSRMDFLEFQEHQDDCDISNADVHRNSNLYAADVYRNSDSSSADENLESAFLTTQDIRSLVRENSIKPNYKVDDCKTSFSNKLPGFFFQ; this is encoded by the exons ACACCATGCTAAAATAACTGTTTACCAAAACACCAAAAATAGCCGCAATTACTCTGAAAATAGCAATACGGATAATTCGATTTGTGAAATAACAGATCAAGGATCGAGATATTCAACGTATGTTATCAGAGATACggagataaaattaataccgTCGCAACCTTTTCAATTAAATCCAGgtgataaaataaagtttagtAGCAATAAGAATATCTGGACattaaattatactaaaaTAGGTATTGTAAGTTGTGGTCATGaccatgataataaaaaaaaattagttaaagcTATTGAAGATATCGGTGGTACAGTCTTCAATGAATGTAACAGCAAATGTACACATTATTTATCTATGTGCAATAGAATAACACCTAAATTTATATTAGCAGTTATTGATGGGCTGCCGATTACCGACAAAAAATATTGGGACTACTTTCTACATTctgttaaacaaaatattaaattgccTGAAGTTgaagattttataataacaaatgcTTGTCTTCCAGAAGAATTTAAAGATGCACCTTTGTACTCAACAGACGATAGGAGAAGAATATTTGAtggttataattttatatttttttcaaccaaACAGTGTAATAATTATGGACTTATCATTAAAGCTGCTGGCGGTAAATCATTCTTGTATCATAAGTTTACATTTGATACAGAAGATCTGTTGGAACCAAACAtgattataattgaatattatcCGAATAAACaggatcaaaatttaaaattaattagtgatAAAGAGTATTACGCTCTGCAGATAACTCTCAGGGAAAAAAATAGGAGGATGGTTCGTTGTGTAGAAATATTGGGTGCTATTTTATTCTGCTCTACCAAAAAATATTgcaattcaataataaaagttcATAATCGATTTTGGAATGATTCACCACAAAAGAAACGAAAAACAGTACAAAAAACGGTAGAAATAAATGAAGATCAGAGAAAAGGTGCGCTTGATCATGTTCGTCAGAAAGAAAATCAACCTgtttctgaaaaaataattgatggtCAAGTAAATGTTCCTCAAAAAAAGTTAGAACTTCGTCTAGAGTTATCTCGATGTGATACTCCAGTTAGTGAAAATAGATGGGTTGATGTTAAAGCTTCGCAAAAAGTTAGGCAAAAATCTCAGGCGATGTCGACAACTGATATCAAAAGAACAG acataaacaaaaataagaaaCTTAATGGTGAAACTAATCAGCAAAACGAATGTGGAAAGTCGTCAAGTGAAAATGTTTTAAAGAATCCAAAGGAGgctgttataaaattatcgaaaGATAAAAAAGATATTGGGACACAGAATAAAACAt atcgAAACAAAAATAAAGAGTCGGATCTTGCAAATTATAGCAAAGCTGGAAGTAGAAAGTCAACAAAAGCTACTTCGAAacattctgaaaaattatcaagagcTGAGCTACCAAAATTGAAGAACAAAA ATCTAAATCAGGAAGTCAACTCGGTTGTTCAAAATCACAGTGATGATGAAAGTGAAAAATCATCTGCTAATACTGTTTCGGCAGTTCAAAAAGATTCTAggaataaaatatcaaaagatatcgaagatgaaaaattagaaaagAAAC TTCCAAGTACACAGTCGCGTGCAGAAGTTCGCCGTAAAAAGAGGTTTGAAGATATTTTGGGTGTTTTAGATGTATCCAAGAAAATATCATCGAAAAATCAAAATGTTGACAAATCAAATAATCAAGATATTTTAGATAATACGCAATCTAAAAAAG attccAGCCAAAGTGGtaaaggtataaaaattataagtaacgTGCAAGTCGAGataccaaataaaaatttttcacaagcTGCCTCTGATCCAAAGGagagtaataaaaaagttgaaatattgaatgaaaaaa ATCTAGATGAGTCTAAAGAATCTTCAGAAAGTAAAGAAAAGTTGAATAGGAAACGCAAGCTAGATGAAAAAGAAACTACTCAAGTtcctgataaatttattaaaatacttaaaccTCTTGAAGAAGAACCTATTGAAATCATTTCGTTGTTAAATGATTCTTTTCCTAACAATAGCCAGCTTTTGGATCATGATTATTTTGaaactaacaaaaaattgGAAGATTCTACAGAATTGAGTGAAATTCCATCGGCACATTCGCCAAAGTGTTCGTCTAACAACACAAAAATCAACAATCAAGTTAATTCAGAGTTAGAGTTTCCAAATGGTGTCATTACTCAAATCCCAGAAGAACTTGTTGATGATAATCGAGTGTCAGACGCGATTGACAGAACAATCATTAGTGATCAagaattaattcaagaatatgaaaattttgaggATGATGACGTTGATTTAATTAACCCTCTGATAACTAGTActcaaaatgaaaatatagaaaatGATCAACAATCTAGTCGAATGGATTTTCTAGAATTTCAAGAACATCAAGATGATTGCGATATCTCGAATGCTGATGTTCATAGGAATTCTAACTTATATGCTGCTGATGTTTATAGGAATTCTGACTCATCTTCTGCTGATGAAAATTTAGAGTCTGCTTTTCTGACAACTCAGGATATTCGCAGCCTAGTTAGAGAAAATTCTATCAAACCTAACTATAAAGTCGATGATTGCAAAACATCATTCTCAAATAAATTAcctggttttttttttcaataa